The genome window TGTCCGCCATAAGTTTTCTACTTCCTTTCTCTGTTAGCTTTGGCTAACTGTAGGAAGTATAATGAACCCGGGTTCGTCCGTCCACTCCGTTTTGCAGCGAATGCTCCGTTCTGCAATTCAGTCTTTACTGCTGTTTCTTTCCCTGGTTGGCTACCGCTTCCATCCTGGCCTTCAGGGCTTCCTGGTCACCCAGGTAATAGGATCGCAGCACCTTGAAATCATCGTCAAATTCGTACACCAGCGGCGTGCCTGTGGGAATGTTGACTCCGACAATCTCCTCGTCGGAAATATGATCGAAGTATTTCACCAGTGCCCGCAGGCTGTTGCCGTGAGCAGCGATGATCACCCTTTTCCCCGCCTGCATATCGGGTTTAATCACTTCATTGAAATACGGCACCACACGTTCAATTGTGGTCTCCAGGCTTTCGTTTGCGGGAAGCAGTGCCTTGTCCACATTGCGGTACATCGGCTGTTTCAGCGCGGACCGCTCGTCGTCTGCCTCCAGGGCCGGGGGCTTGATGCTGAAGGAGCGCCGCCAGATCTTTACCTGCTCCTCGCCGTACTTCTCTGCTGTTTCAGATTTGTTCAGTCCCTGCAGTGCGCCGTAGTGGCGCTCGTTCAGCTTCCAGCTTTTGTTCACCGGCAGCCATGCCCGGTCCATCTCGTCCAGGATATGATACAGGGTATGAATCGCCCGTTTAAGGTAGGACGTATAGCACACGTCAAAATCGTATCCCTCCTCTTTCAGCAGACGCCCCGCGCTTTTTGCTTCCTCATGGCCCTTTTCACTCAGGTCCACATCTGTCCAGCCTGTAAAAAGATTCAGTTTGTTCCATTCGCTCTCTCCGTGCCGGACCAGCACCAGTTTCATCATATGAATATCCCCTTTCATTTATTAGGTTTAACTAACTATACGCTGAAGAAAACGGGATGCCCAATCCCGTAGGCACCCCGTCTCTTTGGAGGTAAATCGTGGTATATCATTCAGGATGGCTTAGCCTGACTGATATCGTCCCAAATGGTTAGCTTTATCTAACCACCGACATAATACCAGATCCCGGATCGTTCGTCAACAGGAAAATTCATTCTTTCTGTTTTTTTCGTTTCGGCGGATTACGAGGCCTGCAGCGTGACCATACGGGCATACACTCCCTGCCTGCTTATCAGGTTTTCATGATCACCCTTTTCAACAATCTTTCCGTCCGATATCACCAGGATCTGATCTGCGTCCCGGATCGTCTTCAGCCGGTGGGCGATCACCAGCAGCGTCTTGTTCCGGCAGAGTTCGGAAATTGCTTCCTGGATCGCCCGCTCATTATCCGCGTCCACGCTGGCCGTTGCCTCATCCAGGATGACGATGGGGGCATCCTTCAGGATGCACCGGGCAATGGAGATCCGCTGTTTTTCACCGCCGGAAAGAGACGCGCCGCCTTCTCCGATCACGGTATCAAACCCGTCCGGCAGCTGCATGATAAAGTCATAGCATCTCGCCTTCCGCGCTGCCTCTTCCACTTCCTCCCGGGTCGCGTCCGGACGGCCGATGGCAATATTGTTGTAAACCGTATCCTGGAACAGGTATACCCGCTGGAACACCATGCTGATCTGGTCCATCAGTCTCCCCAGGGGTACCTTCCGGATGTCTTTGCCATTCACGCGGATCTGTCCGCTTCCCACATCCCAGAACCGTGCCAGCAGCGAGGCGATCGTGGATTTTCCGCTGCCGGACGGACCGACCAGTGCCGTCATTTCTCCCGGCTTTACGGTAAACGATACGCCCTTCAGCACATCCTTGCCGGTATAGCCGAAACTGACGCCGTCATATTCAATGGCAGCCGTTTTTCCGTCTGCCTCTGCGAACATTTCCCTGCCTTCATCCTTCATTTCTTCCGCATCAAACACTTCTTCAATCCGGTCCAGGCTGGCGGATGTCACGGTCAGCCTGGCCATCTGGCTGTAATAACTCTTCACGGCCGCAAACAGGTCATAAAGGAACAGCGCCATACCCACCATATAGGTATCCGGGATCATTCCCCTGGCAAAAAGGAAGCCGGACAGCGCCAGCATCAGGGCTGTTCCGATGCCGAAGGTCAGATACAGCGCCCTGGCCCAGGGGCCGTAGGCAACTTCAAACGCAATGCTTTCCCTGCAGCTTTTCCCGAATTCATCCGACAGCTTTTTCGACTTTTCCCCCAGCAGGTTATAGGATTTGATGATGCCGATTCCTTCCGCAAAATCAAGCACTTCTTCCGTCAGGGACTCACTTCCCTCCTGCTTGATCACGGAGTGTTTCAGCGAAGTTTTCATCATCAGGTTACCCACGATCATGAACGCGGCCACAACCGCCAGCGACAGCAGGCCGAGCCAGGTATTCATTGCAAACATGGAAACCGTCATCAGTCCCTGGGCAATGATAAAAGACGCGAGTTCGGACAGCACGCCCATACAGTTTTCCTCAATAAAAACCATATCCGTGCCCAGCACCGAGCTGATCTTGCCGATATTGCCCTCCGTGAAATAGCCCATAGGCAGCTTCCGCAGGTGATCGCCCAGTTTCATCCGCAGATCGGCAAAGACCATATATCCCGTCGCTGACTGCAGCACATTGCTGACATGTTCAAAAGCCGCTGCCAGGATCACACTGGCCACGATTGCGATGCCAAAGTACAGGCATTTCTGCGCGTCCATCTGCCCCTGCATGAAAAGACTGATGACAAAAAAGCTCAGGAACAGAGGAGCCTTCAGCATAATGCCCTTCAGGAAAGCCGGTATATAAGACAGCCGTATCCTGGTTTTATACTTTCCGGTAATTCTGACTATTCTGCGCAGTATTTTCAGCATGGTCTCAGGCCTCCTTGATCTTCCAGGCGCTCGCGCTGACGGAGGCATCCCAGAACTTTTTATATTCAGCACAGCCGGACAAGAGCTTTTCATGCGTATCTGCCGCAATGCAGTTTCCGTCCTTCATCACGCAGATCCGGTCCGCGTTCTGAACCGTTGACAGCCTGTGCGCGATCACCAGCACCGTCTTGTTCCGGACAATTTCGTCAATCGCCTGATTCAGCTTCTCTTCGTTCTCCGGATCCATAAAGGCCGTAGCCTCATCCAGCACAATGATCGGCGCGTCCTTCAGGATCGCGCGGGCCAGGGAGATCCGCTGCCGTTCGCCGCCGGAAAGCTGCTTTCCGCCGTCCCCTGCCTGCGTTTCGATACCCTGGGGCAGCCGCTGCAGGAATTCGTCACACTGTGCCTTGTGCGCTGCCTCCAGCACCTGTTCCCGGGTCGCGTCCGGTTTGCCTATCAGGATGTTTTCATACAGGGTGGTGTTGAACAGGAACTGTTCCTGTGATACGTAGGCGATCTGGTTGTTCAGCGCGTCCAGGGACATCTCCGTGATATCCTGTCCGCCGATCCGGATTTTTCCGCTGTCCAGGTCGTAATAGTGCACCAGCAGCTTCGCCAGGGTCGATTTGCCGCTGCCGGATTCCCCGACAAGCGCCGTCGTTGTGCCCTGCTTCAGAGACAGGCTGACACCGTGCAGCACCTCCGCGTCCTCATAGCTGAACCGCACGTTCTCAAAGGAGATATCCCGGTTTTTTCCTGTGAATCCGGCTGTACCTTCCTTCACCGGAGGATGATCCATCAGCTTCTCCAGTTCCGATATCTTGTATTCCAGCTGCGGGATTTTCCCTCCGAAGCTCATTGCCTTCAGGAGAGACGGACCCACGGCGAAGGACATGCAGAGCACCAGCACCAGCTTGTCCAGCGCGATGGTTCCCGACAGCACCATCAACGCGCCCACAGGAAGGATCAGCAGGGCCAGGCAGGGCAGGACGCTGGAATAGGCAGCCATCCACGGCCAGCAAACCTTGTACCACGCAATCGTGAAGTCCCGGTAGTTGCGGACCACATCACCGAATTTGCGGTAGGATTCCCCGTCCTTGTTGAATACCTTCACAACCTCCATGCCGTTTACATACTCAACAATCGTGTTGTTCATCCTGGCTGCGGATTCGTAGTAGGCGTTCATTTTGGACATGCCGGCCTTCATCATCATGCTCATGGCGATCACGCCCACAATCAGCGGAACCAGGGACAAAAGTCCCAGCTGCCAGCTGACAACGAACATCAGCACGATGATCACCGCCGGAATGCAGAGATTGGCAATTCCTTCCGGAATCGCGTGCGCCAGCAGCAGCTCAATCTGGTCGATATCGTCCGTAAAAATCTTTTTGATCCTTCCGGTGCCAAGTCCCTGGATGTTGCCCAGCGGCTGTTTTTCCAGTTTCCCCTGCAGGGAAACGCGCAGGTTTTTCAGTGTGTTATAGGCGCTCATATGGGAAAATGTCAGACCCTGTACATAAAGATAGGAGAACAGGATTTCACACACCGCCACCCCGGCCACCCGGATCAGGATATAGGCCAGGTCAATCTGTTCTCCCCTGGTGAGCGGCGCAATAATCTGATAAAGGAAATAGTACGGAATCACATGGGCCACAATCCCCAGCGACATCAGCACGGCCGCCCAGACTGTATATTTCCTGTATTCGCCGATATACGCAGAAACCTTTTTAAACATTTACTCCTCCTGTTCGCCCGCGGTGCTGCTGCACCTGGGACGTTTTCCGTCGTTGGATTCCCCGTTTCGCTTTTGCCTGCCTTTTTCGCCTCCATGCATTAGTCATATCTAACTCCGCATCTTGATTTAAGCCGTCTTCCGACGGCTTATTTTTTCAGCAGGATAGCCCCCGCCCAGTCAAAGCACCGGCACAGCACCCGGCAGTGCTCTTGTATCTCCTGCCAGGTCATCCCGTGAATAAAGGGTTCATACACCGCCATCCAGAAGGAGGAGCAAAGCATATGCATTTCGGTTTCGGAGATTTCCGCTTCCGCCAGTCCCCTTTTCTTCGTTTCCCGGTAATACTGCATATAGGCTTCTGTCATCCGGAGGGCAAAGTCATGCCCATAGTTTTCATAGACTGTCCCTGCGGCTTTTTCCAGCAGCAGGACAAACCCTTCCCGGATGTCCCACAGCATCCTGAACATCTCCAGGATAGACTCCTCGTTCATGATCCAGGTCGTGCGCACCTCTTCATCCGTCATCCGGGCGAAATCGATTCCCCGACGCAGGGCAATAAAGCCGTCCAGCATATCCGCCGTTTCCTGTACCACCGCGCGGAAGAGTTCTTCCTTGCCCCTGTAGCGCTTATATACAGCGCCTGTGGTCACGCCTGCGTTCTCGCAGATGGTTTTTAATTCAGCCTTTAAAAAACCGTGCTCCATGAACTCTCTCCGGGCGCTCTCCAGCAGCCTGGGATCAATGCTTGTATCCCGTACCGACATTCACATCCCCCACTGATAATTCGTTTACTGATAATCCGGTTATCGGTGATATTTTTATCACGTTTCCGTTCTGTTGTCAACCCGTATTATTATATATGTCTAATATTGATCATAATCAGTATAATAACTGTATTTTCATATATTTTCTTACATATTGATATTGGAAAACGCGAAATATATACTATAATTGTTAGCTGATATTAACCTCAGATGTAAGAAGGAAGGATGCGTTTCATGGGATTGTTTAAAAGCTTTGTAAGCCAGACAAGAAAACCGGAAGGGTTTCTGGGAAAAATGATGCTGAAAAGCATGAACTCAGGACACGCCGTCATGGCGGACTGGGGGCTTTCGCACCTGCCGTCCGTTTCCCCTTCCCTCGTCGCGGATCTGGGATGCGGCGCCGGCCGGAATGCCGGCGAGCTGCTGCGCCGTTATCCGCAGGCTGCCGTAACGGCTGTTGATTACTCTGAATTGTCCGTCGCCAAAGCGAAAGAATATAACCGGGCGATGATCATCTCCGGCCGCTGCACCGTAAGGCAGGGGGACGTTTCCGCCCTGGATCTGCCCGCGGACAGCTTCGATCTGGTCACCGCCTTTGAAACAGTCTATTTCTGGCCGGGGCTGGAAAAGTGTTTTGCGCAGGTTCACAACATCCTGAAAAACGGCGGGCGTTTCCTGATTTGCAACGAGTCGGACGGCACGGACGCCGCGGGCACAAAATTCGCGAAAATCATTGACGGGATGCGGACATATACACCTGAAGAGCTTGTCAGCGCCCTGCATGCCGCCGGTTTCTCCAGGGCGGAGAGCTTTCACCATCCCGGGAAGCCCTGGATCGCTGTGATCGCAGAAAAATAAAAACGGGGCAGGCACTGCCCGCCCCTTCATCGTCCCGGATTCTGCCGGAAGCTGTATGTTTTTCCTGATGGAGATCATATTCAGGAACCAGGGATTTCTTACCGCCGCCGTCCGCGCGGCGTTTTTTATTTCCTGGTATTCTTCATCCTGCGCTTCCGTCTTCCTTTCACGCGTCAGAACAGCGTCCGGAGTCCGGACATCCGGCATTGAAAGCATGGATTCTGTACCGCCTCCGGTACACATCCGGTTCATCGAGTCATCTCCTTTTCTGTGTTTGTCAGTATGTTCTTTTTGTCCGGCAATACTGCTCCCGCATGTTTTTGGCTAATTTCAGGCAAACAGCAACCCTCGGATCAAAGAAAATCAACACTCTCACATCTCTCAGGCATCCGGTGTTTTTCCGCGTTACATATTCTATAAGTAGTTTTGTCTTTTCCGTTTGTTTTTTGGAGCTGCAAGATATTGACCGGTTCGCTATCACCTATTGATTTGATAGGCAATTCAGTGTAGCATCTGTCCCGTGCACAGTAAAAAATCCCTGAAATGACGAAAGGATGATACGATGCAGGATAATTGTTTACTCGAAATAAAAGGCCTCAGTGCGACTGTCGGCGAGGAGGAAACACAAATATTGGACAACGTGGATCTTACAGTCCGCCAGGGTGAAATACACGTCATCATGGGGCCGAATGGAGCCGGAAAGTCCACGCTCGGTTTTGCCGTCATGGGAAACCCGGCCTACACAGTCTCCTCAGGACGTATCTTTTTTGACGGTGTGGATATTACCGATATGGCCGCGGACAAGCGCGCCAGACAAAGAATTTTCCTCACCTTCCAGAACCCGATTGAAATCCCGGGAATCTCCATGCGGAACTTCCTGCGGAATTCAATCCAGGAAATCACCGGGGAACATGTAAGCTTCACCGCCTTTAACAAGGAACTTGAAGCAGCCATGGAACTGATTCATATGAATCCCGCCTACGCCGACCGTGATATCAACGTCGGTTTCTCAGGCGGAGAAAAGAAAAAAGCGGAAATCCTTCAGCTGCTGATGCTGAAGCCCCGGCTCGCGATCCTGGATGAAACGGATTCAGGCCTGGACGTGGATGCTGTCAGGACCGTATCCTCCGGCATTCGCGCCTATATGGAATCCTGCGGCGGCACGCTGATCATCATTACCCATAACGCGGCGATCACTGAGTCCCTGGATGTAAACAGGACGCACGTCCTGGTGCATGGCAGGATCGTCTTCACCGGCGACGGCGATCTCACAGATGAAATCAATAAAAACGGATTTGAGGGATACACATATGGCTGACGGAAAAATCATAATTCCGGAGATAGATCACTCCCGGTACGATTTCAGGTATGATGAATCCTCTCCGGATTATTACCGGGAAAAGGACGGTTTTACAGAAGATATCGTCCGCAGGATTTCCGATGAAAAAGGCGATCCTGACTGGATGAGGCTCTTCAGGCTGAAATGTCTTGATCTGTACAACAAAATGGACATGCCCTGCTGGGGGCCGCCCATCAATGAACTTGATATGGACCGGATCGCCTCCTATGTCAGGCATAAATCAGAAATGAAGAGCAGCTGGAATGATGTCCCGGCTGATATCAAGGAAACCTTTGAGCGGCTTGGCATCCCGCAGGCCGAGCGCCTGTCCCTGGCCGGCGTTGGCGCCCAGTATGATTCCGAAATTGTCTACCACCACCTCAGGGAAGAGGTTGCGAAATCCGGCGTAATCTACACCGACATCGAAACCGCGATCCGTACGGGCTATGAGGACGTCGTCCGGGAACACTTTATGAAGCTTGTTCCCCCCACGGACCATAAATACGCGGCGCTTCACGGTGCGGTTTGGTCAGGCGGCTCGTTTGTTTATGTCCCCCCGGGAGTAAAAGTGGATATTCCGCTCCAGTCCTATTTCCGGCTGAACGCCGCAGGCGCCGGCCAGTTTGAACATACCATCATCATTGTGGATGAAGGAGCTGATCTCCACTTTATCGAAGGCTGCTCCGCCCCCAAGTATTATGTTGCCAACCTTCACGCAGGGTGTGTTGAACTTTACGTCCGCAAAAATGCCAGGCTTCGTTATTCCACTATTGAGAACTGGTCCCGGAACATGTTCAACCTGAACACAAAAAGGGCGCTTGTGGAGGACGGCGGAACGATCGAGTGGGTATCGGGTTCCTTCGGCTCCCGCGTATCATATCTGTATCCGATGACAATCCTCCAGGGGGATAATTCCCGGATGACCTATAACGGAATCACTTTCTCCGGTGAAGGCCAGAATCTGGATACCGGCTGCAAGGTCGTCCATGTCGGGAAGCACACCTCCTCCGTCATCACCTCGAAGTCGATCTCCAAGAGC of Aristaeella lactis contains these proteins:
- the gpmA gene encoding 2,3-diphosphoglycerate-dependent phosphoglycerate mutase; the encoded protein is MKLVLVRHGESEWNKLNLFTGWTDVDLSEKGHEEAKSAGRLLKEEGYDFDVCYTSYLKRAIHTLYHILDEMDRAWLPVNKSWKLNERHYGALQGLNKSETAEKYGEEQVKIWRRSFSIKPPALEADDERSALKQPMYRNVDKALLPANESLETTIERVVPYFNEVIKPDMQAGKRVIIAAHGNSLRALVKYFDHISDEEIVGVNIPTGTPLVYEFDDDFKVLRSYYLGDQEALKARMEAVANQGKKQQ
- a CDS encoding ABC transporter ATP-binding protein, which translates into the protein MLKILRRIVRITGKYKTRIRLSYIPAFLKGIMLKAPLFLSFFVISLFMQGQMDAQKCLYFGIAIVASVILAAAFEHVSNVLQSATGYMVFADLRMKLGDHLRKLPMGYFTEGNIGKISSVLGTDMVFIEENCMGVLSELASFIIAQGLMTVSMFAMNTWLGLLSLAVVAAFMIVGNLMMKTSLKHSVIKQEGSESLTEEVLDFAEGIGIIKSYNLLGEKSKKLSDEFGKSCRESIAFEVAYGPWARALYLTFGIGTALMLALSGFLFARGMIPDTYMVGMALFLYDLFAAVKSYYSQMARLTVTSASLDRIEEVFDAEEMKDEGREMFAEADGKTAAIEYDGVSFGYTGKDVLKGVSFTVKPGEMTALVGPSGSGKSTIASLLARFWDVGSGQIRVNGKDIRKVPLGRLMDQISMVFQRVYLFQDTVYNNIAIGRPDATREEVEEAARKARCYDFIMQLPDGFDTVIGEGGASLSGGEKQRISIARCILKDAPIVILDEATASVDADNERAIQEAISELCRNKTLLVIAHRLKTIRDADQILVISDGKIVEKGDHENLISRQGVYARMVTLQAS
- a CDS encoding ABC transporter ATP-binding protein, with product MFKKVSAYIGEYRKYTVWAAVLMSLGIVAHVIPYYFLYQIIAPLTRGEQIDLAYILIRVAGVAVCEILFSYLYVQGLTFSHMSAYNTLKNLRVSLQGKLEKQPLGNIQGLGTGRIKKIFTDDIDQIELLLAHAIPEGIANLCIPAVIIVLMFVVSWQLGLLSLVPLIVGVIAMSMMMKAGMSKMNAYYESAARMNNTIVEYVNGMEVVKVFNKDGESYRKFGDVVRNYRDFTIAWYKVCWPWMAAYSSVLPCLALLILPVGALMVLSGTIALDKLVLVLCMSFAVGPSLLKAMSFGGKIPQLEYKISELEKLMDHPPVKEGTAGFTGKNRDISFENVRFSYEDAEVLHGVSLSLKQGTTTALVGESGSGKSTLAKLLVHYYDLDSGKIRIGGQDITEMSLDALNNQIAYVSQEQFLFNTTLYENILIGKPDATREQVLEAAHKAQCDEFLQRLPQGIETQAGDGGKQLSGGERQRISLARAILKDAPIIVLDEATAFMDPENEEKLNQAIDEIVRNKTVLVIAHRLSTVQNADRICVMKDGNCIAADTHEKLLSGCAEYKKFWDASVSASAWKIKEA
- a CDS encoding TetR/AcrR family transcriptional regulator → MSVRDTSIDPRLLESARREFMEHGFLKAELKTICENAGVTTGAVYKRYRGKEELFRAVVQETADMLDGFIALRRGIDFARMTDEEVRTTWIMNEESILEMFRMLWDIREGFVLLLEKAAGTVYENYGHDFALRMTEAYMQYYRETKKRGLAEAEISETEMHMLCSSFWMAVYEPFIHGMTWQEIQEHCRVLCRCFDWAGAILLKK
- a CDS encoding class I SAM-dependent methyltransferase gives rise to the protein MGLFKSFVSQTRKPEGFLGKMMLKSMNSGHAVMADWGLSHLPSVSPSLVADLGCGAGRNAGELLRRYPQAAVTAVDYSELSVAKAKEYNRAMIISGRCTVRQGDVSALDLPADSFDLVTAFETVYFWPGLEKCFAQVHNILKNGGRFLICNESDGTDAAGTKFAKIIDGMRTYTPEELVSALHAAGFSRAESFHHPGKPWIAVIAEK
- the sufC gene encoding Fe-S cluster assembly ATPase SufC, with the translated sequence MQDNCLLEIKGLSATVGEEETQILDNVDLTVRQGEIHVIMGPNGAGKSTLGFAVMGNPAYTVSSGRIFFDGVDITDMAADKRARQRIFLTFQNPIEIPGISMRNFLRNSIQEITGEHVSFTAFNKELEAAMELIHMNPAYADRDINVGFSGGEKKKAEILQLLMLKPRLAILDETDSGLDVDAVRTVSSGIRAYMESCGGTLIIITHNAAITESLDVNRTHVLVHGRIVFTGDGDLTDEINKNGFEGYTYG
- the sufB gene encoding Fe-S cluster assembly protein SufB, producing MADGKIIIPEIDHSRYDFRYDESSPDYYREKDGFTEDIVRRISDEKGDPDWMRLFRLKCLDLYNKMDMPCWGPPINELDMDRIASYVRHKSEMKSSWNDVPADIKETFERLGIPQAERLSLAGVGAQYDSEIVYHHLREEVAKSGVIYTDIETAIRTGYEDVVREHFMKLVPPTDHKYAALHGAVWSGGSFVYVPPGVKVDIPLQSYFRLNAAGAGQFEHTIIIVDEGADLHFIEGCSAPKYYVANLHAGCVELYVRKNARLRYSTIENWSRNMFNLNTKRALVEDGGTIEWVSGSFGSRVSYLYPMTILQGDNSRMTYNGITFSGEGQNLDTGCKVVHVGKHTSSVITSKSISKSGGIGTFRSAVTIEKQAKSAKCSVSCDSLMLDSVSRADTIPAMDIRAYDADVGHEAKIGRISDESVFYLMSRGLSEEDAKTLIVSGFADSVSRDLPLEYAVEMNNLIKIEMSGHKA